One genomic segment of Hordeum vulgare subsp. vulgare chromosome 2H, MorexV3_pseudomolecules_assembly, whole genome shotgun sequence includes these proteins:
- the LOC123429472 gene encoding protein RALF-like 33 translates to MARPALPMLLLLLAVAAAAAATVAHASAEDAGEGEVGLGRRLLQVAGDGTDANGTAGYISYGALYADRVPCTFQGASYYNCRPGAEANPYERGCSAITMCRD, encoded by the coding sequence ATGGCACGCCCCGCCCTGCCCATGCTCCTCCTGCTCctggccgtcgccgccgccgcggcaGCGACCGTCGCCCACGCGAGCGCCGAGGACGCCGGCGAGGGCGAGGTCGGCCTGGGGAGGCGGCTGCTGCAGGTCGCGGGCGACGGCACCGACGCCAACGGCACGGCGGGGTACATCAGCTACGGCGCGCTGTACGCCGACAGGGTGCCGTGCACCTTCCAAGGCGCGTCCTACTACAACTGCCGCCCCGGCGCGGAGGCCAACCCCTACGAGCGCGGCTGCTCCGCCATCACCATGTGCCGCGACTGA